Part of the bacterium genome is shown below.
AAGCTCGTCAGCTTGAGCCAAAAGTCTAATAAAAATAAATATTAAACACGCCCCTCGTAAAATCTTTCACTTGACACTCCTTGTCAGATTCTGTATATTCCCGGATTGTTAGCCTCCATGCAGCCTGAGTAGAGATGCCGAACCGCCCAAGTCAATGGACCGTCGTCGTCCTCTCCGAAAATCAGGCCCAAATGCGCCAGTTTCGTTTCCATCGAAACTGGTTCATCGTTGCCGTCGGAGCTGCCATCGGGCTCTTGGCGCTGCTCTTTGTGTTTGCTGGTTTAACGATTTCACTGTCCGGGCAAGTCGAGGACAATACGGCCCTTAAAGCCCGTGTCGTCGAACTCGAGGCCACCAACGAACGCATCCGCGATATCGCCGAGCGCTTGGCCGAGTTGAAGCAGTTTGAAGAACAGCTTCGCCGCGGCCTCCAGCTCCCGCAAGGAGCACTACCCAAGGGCGACGCCCTCGAACCGACGCCCAATGCCGCACCGCTCCGGGAAGAAATCTCCCGGCCCGCCGATCTCCAAGGCATCTATAGCGAACGGATCACCGAGATCGCGACCGATGGCGTCCTGCCGACCGACATCCCGACGCATCCCCCTGTACGCGGCTACGTAACCCGTAAGTTTGAACTGTCCAGTACGCTCCACGAAACCGGGCACTTCGGCTTGGATGTCGCCGGACGTATTGGAACCCCGATCAACGCCAGCGCCAACGGCTTGGTCATCTTCTCCGGCTGGAGCTATCCCTACGGCAACTTGGTTGTCATTGAGCATAAGTCCGGCTACACCACCTTCTACGGGCACAATCAGATTCTGCTCGTCGAACCCGGCGACCGTGTCCTGATGGGACAGCCGATCGCGTTGCTGGGTAACTCCGGGCGCAGTTCCGCGCCGCATCTTCACTTCGAAATCTGGAAAGATGGACTCCGGGTGGACCCCGAATCCCTCTTGGCGCGCAGTGCCGGTTGATATGCTCAACCGTTCCCGCGCCCTCTTCCTTTCATATTAATCGAGAGGACGGGCTCATGGCTAAATGGACTCGCTTTACCGCGTCGGAAAACTTCGCCGGTGAAATGTCCACCTTGCTCGCGAAAGATGCCGAAATCAACGGCACTCTGCGCACGCAAGGTTCCCTCCGTATTGACGGCCGAGTCAGCGGAGATGTATTCTGTGCCAAAATGGTCACCATCGGTTCCTCAGGGTCCGTGGATGGGAATATTCAGGCCGAAAGCATCATTGTGGCCGGCCGAGTAAAAGGATCGCTGGTCGCCAAACAAAAAGTGCACCTCGAAGCGACCGCTGAATTGATCGGTGACCTGTCCGCAGGCAAACTCTCGATTCAGGAAGGCGCGCGCGTCCGCGGTCATACCGCGACTGACGAAACAAGCCTACCGTCCTCCCGGCCCGTCACCCCGACGACTGCCGAGTCCTTCGACGACGATGCCTCGACGATGGTCCCGCGCAATCGCCCTGTCGCCGCCAACTGATGTGCTAAAGGGCTTTCAGCCGCCGCGTCAGGACCCGCTGGCCATCGGACTGACCATCGTCGCCTCAACGGCCCTCTTCGGTGGAGCAGGGTGGTGGATAGACCGGCAGTTTAACACCTTTCCGTTCCTGATGGTCCTCGGTGCTGTGGTCGGCATGATCGCCTCGCTCTATCGCACCATTCTGCTGCTCAAACAGCAGAATTCCGATTCCAACGGCAGCGCGTCCGAATGAACGGCCCGCGGCTCGTCGAGCCGGGGCTGAGCGTAGCGGTTCCCCGCCGAAATCCGGAGCGCCCGAATCACTATGAATGCCTTCGTTACTGGCCTGCTGATTGGCTTCGTCGCCTCCATACCCGCTCTGGTGCTGGCCTGGTTTAAAACCCGCAGCGGCATGGATAACTTCGTTCGCCTCTGGGGACTGGGAGTCGCCCTCCGCTTCGTCCTCATCGGCGCCGGACTGTTTTGGCAAATGCGCCAACCCGACGTCGCCAAAGTTCCGCTCGTACTCGGCATTGTCCTCGCTTTCTATCTAAGTCTCGCCATCGAATTCTTGATTGCCCGCGTCGCCAACAAATGAAATTCGCCCGTACCCTATTCCTTGCCCTCTGTCTCGCGCTCGTCGCGGTTGCCGTCGCGCGTGAAGATCATAAAGCCCAGCCTCATGATCCGCACGCGGCCGCCGCTAAAACAGCCGAACATGGAAAGCATGAAGAGGGCCTCGGCGCGACGCTCGTGGAAATCCTCGAACATCACCTCGTGGATTCCGACCACATGGAGCTGTTTGGATACGCCATCCATCTCCCGACCTTCGAGATCGCGGGCTACAAGTTCACGCTCACCAAGCATCGGCTGTGGTGGCTGATCGCGCTGACTCTTATGGGCCTGCTCGTCTGGAGCGCCGCCCGGCAAAAGACCGCCGTCCCGACCGGCTTGCGCAACATGCTCGAGAGTCTGATCACTTTCGTGCGTAATGAAGTCGTCAAGCCTAACCTGCATGACAAGACCGATGCCTTCATGCCGTACTTCATGACGCTCTTCACGGGCATTTTGTTCTCCAATCTGCTCGGTCTCTTCCCATGGGGATCGTCGGCCACCGGTAACGTGAATGTCACCGCCGGCCTCGCGCTATGCACACTCTCCCTGATGGTCGGCATGGGTGTCAAGGAGAACGGGCTGGGCGGATTTCTGCATCATTTCGCGCCGCCCGGAGTCCCCGGCTGGCTCATGCCGCTGATGATTGTTATCGAAATCGTCAGCTTCCTGATTCGCCCTTTCGCCCTCACTATTCGTCTCTTTGCTAACATGCTCGCCGGACACGCCGTTCTGGCCGTCCTGCTTGGCTTGATCGTCAGCATCGTCTTTGCGCCGCCTGCCATTCTCGTAGCAGTCGGCGTTTTTATGCTCGAAATCATCGTCGCCCTGATTCAATCCTACATCTTCATCATGCTCACGGCCACCTTCATGGGTCTGACCATGCACCCGTCGCATTGATCTTCGAGCCGGCGCGGCGGAACACGCCTTGTCCAAGTAAGGACGCGGGCGCCCCTTCTGACTTTTGACTTCTGACTTTAGACTTTCTTCATCATAACTTCCCAACTTTTCGGAGAATCTCGAAAATGGAACTCGGAAACGGTCTCGCTCTGCTTGGTGCCGGCTTGGGTGCCGGTCTGTTCGCTTTGGGTGCTGGTATCGGCATCGGCTCAATCGGTAAGGGCGCCATGGACGGCATCGCCCGTCAACCGGAATCCGCCGGTAAGATTCAGGGTGCCGCGCTCGTTATGGCCGGCCTCGTCGAAGGTGCCGCGCTGTTCGCCTTCCTCATCTGTATCCTCATCTGGACCAAGTAAGTTCTTCCGCTGACTTGTCCCTGTTTAGAGGGGAATTAGCAGAAGGTCTCGTTTTTTCGCCGAGGCATGTGTCTGCACATGACCGGAACTTCGCAACGTTTTCTACTTAGCGCAATACCATGGG
Proteins encoded:
- a CDS encoding F0F1 ATP synthase subunit C → MELGNGLALLGAGLGAGLFALGAGIGIGSIGKGAMDGIARQPESAGKIQGAALVMAGLVEGAALFAFLICILIWTK
- a CDS encoding peptidoglycan DD-metalloendopeptidase family protein, encoding MPNRPSQWTVVVLSENQAQMRQFRFHRNWFIVAVGAAIGLLALLFVFAGLTISLSGQVEDNTALKARVVELEATNERIRDIAERLAELKQFEEQLRRGLQLPQGALPKGDALEPTPNAAPLREEISRPADLQGIYSERITEIATDGVLPTDIPTHPPVRGYVTRKFELSSTLHETGHFGLDVAGRIGTPINASANGLVIFSGWSYPYGNLVVIEHKSGYTTFYGHNQILLVEPGDRVLMGQPIALLGNSGRSSAPHLHFEIWKDGLRVDPESLLARSAG
- the atpB gene encoding F0F1 ATP synthase subunit A, with the translated sequence MKFARTLFLALCLALVAVAVAREDHKAQPHDPHAAAAKTAEHGKHEEGLGATLVEILEHHLVDSDHMELFGYAIHLPTFEIAGYKFTLTKHRLWWLIALTLMGLLVWSAARQKTAVPTGLRNMLESLITFVRNEVVKPNLHDKTDAFMPYFMTLFTGILFSNLLGLFPWGSSATGNVNVTAGLALCTLSLMVGMGVKENGLGGFLHHFAPPGVPGWLMPLMIVIEIVSFLIRPFALTIRLFANMLAGHAVLAVLLGLIVSIVFAPPAILVAVGVFMLEIIVALIQSYIFIMLTATFMGLTMHPSH
- a CDS encoding AtpZ/AtpI family protein produces the protein MPRRWSRAIALSPPTDVLKGFQPPRQDPLAIGLTIVASTALFGGAGWWIDRQFNTFPFLMVLGAVVGMIASLYRTILLLKQQNSDSNGSASE
- a CDS encoding polymer-forming cytoskeletal protein, with the translated sequence MAKWTRFTASENFAGEMSTLLAKDAEINGTLRTQGSLRIDGRVSGDVFCAKMVTIGSSGSVDGNIQAESIIVAGRVKGSLVAKQKVHLEATAELIGDLSAGKLSIQEGARVRGHTATDETSLPSSRPVTPTTAESFDDDASTMVPRNRPVAAN